The following proteins come from a genomic window of Pyxidicoccus sp. MSG2:
- a CDS encoding GDSL-type esterase/lipase family protein, whose product MTHSEVRWGRAWLPVLACGLLAACEIGSEPRRLTPTSILPEAPATPQGSSVPAPAPAPIAVREPPPAPTRVMPARPARVQALQELAERLGAPGASVDDPCVSPDGTGCARTALAPFFESLDALAVGRASGPTVIEAFGNSLIAGDRIVDIIREDLGTAFGGAGRGLLLVDRMAPYGGRGRASHSASGWQPRTLGELRAPPLPFGITGVYHVATTAKARGRFKLEGESRGTLWWLDVPKGGALTVSSGGQVLAKTEPTGDGAAHATRFDLPEGATSVDVVAEGKGAVVQGVVLQHARPGVVLDMLGVPSADAGLYARVDDAMLRAQLAEREPKLMLFFLGGNESKRLEWKRMDLEKLRADLQTLLRRARAAAPASACMVVGPMDAVSDSHGKAQTFKQRPFLESVVGAEREIALAEGCAFFDTFTAMGGAGSLARFYKAGFMHDDLVHPRGRGLDLLGHLVTDALLRAWVETPPGADRVATSTPAPTAEAAP is encoded by the coding sequence ATGACGCATTCGGAAGTCCGCTGGGGGCGGGCCTGGCTCCCCGTCCTGGCCTGTGGCCTGCTGGCCGCCTGTGAAATCGGGTCGGAGCCGCGCCGCCTCACGCCCACATCCATCCTGCCGGAGGCTCCCGCCACGCCGCAGGGGTCCTCCGTCCCCGCTCCCGCACCGGCGCCCATCGCCGTGCGCGAGCCACCGCCCGCTCCCACACGGGTGATGCCTGCCCGCCCGGCACGCGTGCAGGCGCTCCAGGAACTGGCGGAGCGGCTCGGCGCGCCCGGTGCGAGCGTGGATGACCCGTGTGTGAGTCCGGACGGGACGGGCTGCGCGCGCACCGCGCTGGCGCCCTTCTTCGAGTCGCTGGACGCGCTGGCGGTGGGCAGGGCCTCCGGCCCCACCGTCATCGAGGCGTTCGGCAACTCGCTGATCGCCGGAGACCGCATCGTCGACATCATCCGCGAGGACCTGGGCACGGCGTTCGGCGGTGCCGGCCGGGGACTGCTGCTGGTGGACCGGATGGCGCCCTACGGAGGCCGGGGCCGCGCCAGTCACAGCGCCAGCGGGTGGCAGCCGCGCACGCTGGGCGAGCTGCGCGCGCCGCCGCTGCCCTTCGGAATCACGGGCGTGTACCACGTGGCCACCACCGCGAAGGCGCGAGGCCGCTTCAAGCTGGAGGGTGAGTCCCGGGGCACGCTGTGGTGGCTGGACGTGCCGAAGGGCGGGGCGCTCACGGTGTCCAGCGGCGGCCAGGTGCTCGCGAAGACGGAGCCCACGGGCGACGGCGCGGCACACGCCACCCGCTTCGACCTTCCCGAGGGCGCCACGTCGGTGGACGTGGTGGCGGAGGGCAAGGGCGCGGTGGTGCAGGGCGTGGTGCTCCAGCACGCGCGCCCTGGAGTCGTCCTGGACATGCTGGGCGTCCCTTCCGCGGACGCGGGGCTCTACGCGCGCGTGGACGACGCCATGCTCCGGGCGCAGCTCGCCGAGCGTGAGCCGAAGCTGATGCTCTTCTTCCTCGGCGGCAACGAGTCCAAGCGGCTGGAGTGGAAGCGCATGGATTTGGAGAAGCTGCGCGCGGACCTCCAGACGCTGCTGAGGCGTGCGCGCGCGGCGGCTCCGGCCAGTGCCTGCATGGTGGTGGGGCCCATGGACGCGGTGAGCGACTCGCACGGGAAGGCGCAGACCTTCAAGCAGCGCCCGTTCCTGGAGTCCGTGGTGGGCGCCGAGCGCGAAATCGCCCTGGCCGAGGGCTGCGCCTTCTTCGACACCTTCACCGCCATGGGCGGCGCGGGCTCGCTGGCGCGCTTCTACAAGGCGGGCTTCATGCACGACGACCTCGTGCACCCGCGCGGCCGGGGGCTGGACCTGCTCGGCCACCTCGTCACGGACGCGCTGCTGCGCGCCTGGGTGGAGACTCCGCCCGGCGCCGACAGGGTGGCCACTTCCACGCCCGCGCCCACCGCGGAGGCCGCGCCATGA
- a CDS encoding T9SS type A sorting domain-containing protein: protein MRQHPLVAWLCLASLPVVAAQDVAPAPESLSPLQLSRDSAALASRGRDIEGGRLYVDSRTEQREGRLLKTFTLEVERAGDYFVAAHAQAVNAVPADAREAKAKAYPLQRISVSLDGKDLGDLDLKKNGWQPSRIQGQGRVYFSAGRHTLTFESAAPHFPDVDAVKLVANEGQATFDMGLFDEYVSGLRRGADLRVGRKDKVEPVAPPQGPPPSTGPIQGAASTGSYTWQVTPYTLSNPNGNYAHLMTVPVVYTYYRKLTLNAGTSVTFNTAPIAGQDYYAVDPVMYLFCSTDNTVAWSNDDDIGRHPKISVSIPKTCEYNLVLRAYSSYYAGTSTGSAGTVNVYQNGVLLQENAVVSGYMVSVGTSNTGTLNYFTGYSTGLPMLWLAPEGNLTPMRFSGGRYWYLPPMDYNWFDDARFRIVKNTTSFMNMYLLVSAEGAWYIYWGNADVYGSVKHPSSSPFNSFPNLKQADGMQTAPSTNTYNCASWAGGLTNGWYWGCLYANNSGGACINGTYYSNPYSWYSWDNFFGNNPLRYTGALTYTRTDANSSNAEIAVWSTSSDIYGATHFSVRREANRNPHGYDWESKPGGLERIFHPMNALNSTSYGSIIGYYRDAARDPYTPWPLVPGLSGMEKVSTPSLTFDESVAAGLTVVPHVELTRSEADTLAQLRAGAGKARPQLDRLYNDWLARVRSEDLRVFSNPAVFFEQREFSKLESWFRNHEDVAVPFLMEKVVASEEDGLESTLAALVLGRLTGERDGALMDEVKQDWRRDSYTADGAYVAPSSLANSKNFVRKLLQRRYGVADERASLAPRAENSHERFSVSPNPMVESSSVRFRVDSAATVSAALYDAKGSLVRELASGAYPAGTHGLELGRGALKPGVYSLRLTVGDEVLTRKVAIQ from the coding sequence ATGAGACAACACCCGCTCGTTGCATGGCTGTGCCTGGCTTCGCTGCCAGTGGTCGCCGCGCAGGACGTTGCTCCCGCACCCGAGTCCCTCTCACCGCTCCAGCTCTCGCGTGACTCGGCGGCGCTCGCCTCGCGCGGGCGGGACATCGAGGGCGGCAGGCTGTACGTGGACTCACGGACGGAGCAGCGGGAGGGACGGCTCCTGAAGACGTTCACGCTCGAGGTGGAGCGGGCCGGCGACTACTTCGTCGCGGCGCACGCCCAGGCGGTGAACGCCGTCCCCGCGGATGCCCGTGAGGCGAAGGCGAAGGCGTACCCGCTCCAGCGCATCTCCGTGTCGCTGGACGGCAAGGACCTCGGTGACTTGGACCTGAAGAAGAACGGCTGGCAGCCGTCGCGCATCCAGGGCCAGGGGCGCGTCTACTTCTCCGCCGGCCGCCACACGCTCACCTTCGAGAGCGCCGCCCCGCACTTCCCGGATGTCGATGCGGTGAAGCTCGTGGCCAACGAAGGTCAGGCCACCTTCGACATGGGCCTCTTCGACGAGTACGTCTCGGGCCTGAGGCGCGGCGCGGACCTGCGCGTGGGCAGGAAGGACAAGGTGGAGCCCGTCGCGCCGCCGCAGGGGCCGCCTCCGTCGACGGGGCCCATCCAGGGCGCGGCCTCCACGGGCTCGTATACGTGGCAGGTGACGCCGTACACGCTGAGCAATCCGAACGGCAACTACGCGCACCTGATGACGGTGCCGGTGGTCTACACGTACTACCGCAAGCTCACGCTCAACGCGGGCACCAGCGTGACGTTCAACACGGCGCCCATCGCGGGGCAGGACTACTACGCGGTGGACCCGGTGATGTACCTGTTCTGCTCCACCGACAACACGGTGGCCTGGTCCAACGACGACGACATCGGCCGGCACCCGAAGATTTCGGTCAGCATCCCCAAGACGTGTGAATACAACCTCGTGCTGCGCGCCTACAGCAGCTACTACGCGGGCACGTCCACGGGCTCCGCGGGCACCGTCAACGTCTACCAGAACGGCGTGCTGCTGCAGGAGAACGCCGTGGTGTCCGGGTACATGGTGAGCGTGGGCACGTCCAACACGGGCACGCTCAACTACTTCACCGGCTACTCCACCGGCCTGCCCATGCTGTGGCTCGCGCCGGAAGGCAACCTGACGCCGATGCGCTTCTCGGGAGGCCGGTACTGGTACCTGCCGCCCATGGACTACAACTGGTTCGACGACGCGCGCTTCCGCATCGTGAAGAACACGACGTCGTTCATGAACATGTACCTGCTCGTGTCCGCCGAGGGCGCCTGGTACATCTACTGGGGCAACGCGGACGTGTACGGCTCGGTGAAGCACCCCAGCAGCTCGCCGTTCAACTCCTTCCCGAACCTGAAGCAGGCGGACGGGATGCAGACCGCGCCCTCCACCAACACGTACAACTGCGCGTCGTGGGCCGGCGGCCTGACGAATGGCTGGTACTGGGGCTGCCTCTACGCCAACAACTCCGGCGGCGCCTGCATCAACGGCACGTACTACAGCAATCCCTACTCCTGGTACTCGTGGGACAACTTCTTCGGCAACAACCCGCTGCGCTACACGGGCGCGCTCACGTACACGCGGACCGACGCCAACTCGAGCAACGCCGAAATCGCCGTCTGGTCCACCAGCAGCGACATCTACGGCGCGACGCACTTCTCCGTGCGCCGCGAGGCCAACCGCAACCCGCACGGGTATGACTGGGAGAGCAAGCCGGGTGGCCTGGAGCGCATCTTCCACCCGATGAACGCGCTGAACAGCACCAGCTACGGCAGCATCATCGGCTACTACCGCGACGCGGCGAGGGACCCGTACACCCCCTGGCCCCTCGTCCCGGGACTCTCCGGCATGGAGAAGGTCAGCACGCCGTCCCTCACCTTCGACGAGTCCGTGGCCGCGGGCCTCACCGTGGTGCCCCACGTGGAGCTGACCCGCTCCGAGGCGGACACGCTCGCGCAGCTGCGTGCGGGCGCCGGCAAGGCGCGGCCCCAGCTGGACCGGCTCTACAATGACTGGCTGGCCCGCGTCCGCTCCGAGGACCTGCGCGTCTTCAGCAACCCGGCCGTGTTCTTCGAGCAGAGGGAGTTCTCCAAGCTGGAGTCCTGGTTCCGCAACCACGAAGACGTGGCGGTGCCCTTCCTGATGGAGAAGGTGGTGGCCAGCGAGGAGGACGGGCTGGAGTCGACGCTCGCCGCCCTGGTGCTGGGCCGCCTCACCGGTGAGCGCGACGGCGCGTTGATGGACGAGGTGAAGCAGGACTGGCGCCGCGACAGCTACACGGCGGACGGCGCGTACGTGGCCCCGTCGTCGCTGGCGAACTCGAAGAACTTCGTGCGCAAGCTCCTCCAGCGGCGGTACGGCGTGGCGGACGAGCGCGCGTCGCTCGCGCCCCGCGCGGAGAACAGCCACGAGCGCTTCAGCGTGTCGCCCAACCCCATGGTGGAATCGTCGAGCGTGCGGTTCCGCGTGGACTCCGCCGCCACCGTGTCGGCGGCCCTGTACGACGCGAAGGGCTCGCTCGTGCGCGAGCTGGCCTCCGGCGCGTACCCGGCCGGCACCCACGGCCTGGAGCTGGGTCGCGGCGCGCTGAAGCCCGGCGTCTACTCGCTGCGGCTGACGGTGGGTGACGAGGTGCTCACCCGCAAGGTCGCCATCCAGTAA
- a CDS encoding CapA family protein, which produces MEEPDAGVSPSPAPSPLPFPEPTPGPAPEDPPPEATPALTTCAPEPAGDTGPVPEAERKARHDYACTGIALEGTVLSTSGAPVAGATVKLGDTSQRTGADGRFRFPVLARHNALLQVEAEGFRPSLVAVELRRGLSETRVGLLPLRLTPRDGGVRMLFGGDVSLGRRFLDPTDQTPRDRVPEDHPDALIRVSDPLPGTQAVFTHVRPFFQAAEFRVVNLETPVTDTPATPHGSKDFAFFTLPGSLPALPWLGVDYVSMGNNHVYDYLDAGLRDTLRHVSAAGLSYSGAGRTPDEAFRPWRTELAGTPYSFVSMCAISGAGEEHDYVAGPTQGGAADLRDGARVAAVLGGERAAQRVPIAMLHTGTEYSERPAAFAEQQLRNAVDQGAALVIAHHPHTPQGFLRYRGVLVAQSLGNLAFDQDRLETMVGMMTEVELHGATVSRARALPVYIEDYRPRPVAGELAELTLRNLSELSREGGVTLMPQLSSGELLPEGRSAAVTERTVDVPVTVDANGAATVDLRPLRHEGESMAVAELLGANGQRVEARRLRAGRDVLLHGDFEDHDVDGDASEAARWELDGGAGFVCQDAPHRGAAALCQARSASDKKEAVVDLHNRLRLPGFAEGQPRQDLTVVGWLEGRGAGAFRVVVQYQPIQFYNVFGEQDVLRHPGGTFAWTMVTTDLTLPRSPPRPDLYNAPWALQLALHEAPPAKGSGLLAVDDLAVVAWEREGQGGTLRLETPQPRDFVRVETNPGGYTLRVTFREHRVP; this is translated from the coding sequence GTGGAGGAGCCGGATGCGGGCGTCTCCCCTTCACCCGCCCCCAGCCCGCTGCCCTTCCCCGAGCCGACGCCGGGCCCGGCGCCGGAGGACCCTCCGCCCGAGGCCACTCCGGCGCTGACGACCTGCGCCCCCGAGCCCGCCGGTGACACCGGCCCGGTGCCCGAGGCCGAGCGCAAGGCCCGCCATGACTACGCCTGCACCGGCATCGCGCTGGAGGGCACCGTGCTCTCCACCTCCGGCGCACCCGTGGCCGGCGCGACGGTGAAGCTGGGTGACACGAGCCAGCGCACCGGCGCGGACGGACGCTTCCGCTTCCCGGTGCTCGCCCGGCACAACGCACTGCTCCAGGTGGAGGCGGAGGGCTTCCGCCCGTCCCTCGTCGCGGTGGAATTGCGGCGCGGCCTGTCCGAGACGCGGGTGGGCCTGCTCCCGCTGAGGCTGACGCCGCGAGACGGCGGCGTGCGGATGCTCTTCGGCGGAGACGTGTCGCTGGGGCGCCGCTTCCTGGACCCGACGGACCAGACGCCGAGAGACCGCGTCCCCGAGGACCACCCCGACGCGCTCATCCGCGTGTCGGACCCGCTGCCCGGCACGCAGGCGGTGTTCACCCACGTGCGGCCCTTCTTCCAGGCGGCGGAGTTCCGCGTGGTGAATCTGGAGACGCCGGTGACGGACACGCCGGCCACGCCGCACGGCTCGAAGGACTTCGCCTTCTTCACCCTCCCCGGCTCACTGCCCGCGCTGCCCTGGCTGGGCGTGGACTACGTGAGCATGGGCAACAACCACGTCTACGACTACCTGGACGCGGGCCTGCGGGACACACTCCGGCATGTCTCCGCGGCGGGGCTCTCGTACAGCGGAGCGGGACGCACTCCGGACGAGGCCTTCCGCCCGTGGCGCACGGAGCTGGCGGGCACGCCCTACAGCTTCGTCTCCATGTGCGCCATCAGCGGCGCCGGCGAGGAGCATGACTACGTCGCAGGCCCCACCCAGGGAGGCGCGGCGGACCTGCGGGACGGCGCGCGCGTGGCGGCGGTCCTCGGCGGCGAGCGCGCCGCGCAGCGGGTGCCCATCGCCATGCTGCACACGGGCACCGAGTACAGCGAGCGGCCCGCGGCCTTCGCCGAGCAGCAACTGCGCAACGCGGTGGACCAGGGCGCGGCGCTCGTCATCGCGCACCACCCGCACACGCCCCAGGGCTTCCTGCGCTACCGGGGCGTGCTGGTGGCACAGTCGCTCGGCAACCTCGCCTTCGACCAGGACCGGCTGGAGACGATGGTGGGCATGATGACGGAGGTGGAGCTGCACGGCGCCACCGTGTCCCGCGCGCGCGCCCTGCCCGTCTACATCGAGGACTACCGCCCCCGCCCCGTCGCGGGCGAACTGGCGGAGCTCACCCTGCGCAACCTCTCCGAGCTGTCGCGCGAGGGCGGCGTGACGCTGATGCCGCAACTGTCGTCCGGAGAGCTGTTGCCCGAGGGCCGGTCCGCCGCCGTGACCGAGCGCACGGTGGACGTGCCGGTGACGGTGGACGCGAATGGCGCGGCGACGGTGGACCTGCGGCCCTTGCGCCACGAGGGCGAGTCCATGGCCGTCGCGGAACTGCTGGGCGCCAATGGCCAGCGCGTGGAGGCACGGCGACTGCGCGCGGGGCGGGACGTGCTGCTGCACGGCGACTTCGAGGACCACGACGTGGACGGCGACGCCAGCGAGGCCGCGCGCTGGGAGCTGGACGGCGGCGCGGGCTTCGTGTGCCAGGACGCGCCGCACCGGGGCGCCGCGGCGCTCTGCCAGGCCCGAAGTGCGAGCGACAAGAAGGAGGCGGTGGTGGACCTGCACAACCGGCTCCGCCTGCCGGGCTTCGCGGAGGGCCAGCCCCGCCAGGACCTCACGGTGGTGGGCTGGCTCGAGGGCCGCGGCGCCGGTGCGTTCCGTGTCGTCGTCCAGTATCAACCCATCCAGTTCTACAATGTATTCGGCGAGCAGGACGTCCTGCGCCACCCGGGCGGCACGTTCGCCTGGACGATGGTGACGACGGACCTGACCCTTCCGCGCTCGCCGCCCCGGCCGGACCTCTACAACGCGCCCTGGGCCCTGCAGCTCGCGCTCCACGAGGCACCACCCGCCAAGGGGTCGGGCCTGCTCGCGGTGGACGACCTGGCGGTGGTGGCGTGGGAGCGCGAAGGCCAGGGCGGCACCCTGCGCCTGGAGACGCCGCAGCCGCGAGACTTCGTCCGGGTTGAAACGAATCCGGGTGGATACACGCTGCGAGTCACCTTCCGGGAGCACCGCGTGCCTTGA
- a CDS encoding helix-turn-helix domain-containing protein, producing MEKPKNRVASWTRLHRRFGDHVRMLRSSRELTQETLAERSNLSVDAIRRIERGSFSPSLDTLGKLTVGLDVSLKTLFHGFERERTDAVAEICDFLAHRSGRDVQRAWRVIQALFEEH from the coding sequence ATGGAGAAACCAAAGAACAGGGTAGCGAGCTGGACGCGGCTGCACCGACGGTTCGGCGACCACGTGCGCATGCTGAGAAGCTCTCGCGAGCTGACACAGGAGACCCTGGCCGAACGCAGCAACCTCTCCGTCGACGCCATCCGCCGTATCGAGCGTGGCTCGTTCTCGCCCTCACTGGACACGCTGGGCAAGCTGACGGTGGGTCTGGACGTATCGCTGAAGACGCTCTTCCACGGCTTCGAGCGCGAGCGCACCGATGCCGTGGCGGAGATTTGCGACTTCCTCGCCCACCGCTCGGGCCGGGACGTGCAGCGGGCCTGGCGCGTCATCCAGGCCTTGTTCGAGGAGCACTGA
- a CDS encoding helix-turn-helix domain-containing protein, which yields MGGPSLQLDAREQGLVLELVETLGSSLNLSEVLDGAYGLLARLLPADCAAMCVSQPELPGGYDWVVTRMPEAFVTHYGELSAVDFVREAVVHQPKVVLRDSEMVTPRALERTALYQRCHEIGFPMRHVMSVLLDVRGDWHGGLTLYRERQRPFSDKDRVLLQRLTPMLVSTVRNCRLLGQQSRRAALLDTLFHHQGAECVVLAPSGREVMRTAHATALLEQWFSPLERGPGGLPLALLAPLARLSGARGLEAPLPDAWLREGPVMDLRVTYVPLPPDGAGRREWALLLRETPHGTPLPETWRERLTPREAEVVSRVLRGWDNQLIAEDLKCSLGTVKKHLQHVFDKLGVSSRAALLHHAARKQ from the coding sequence ATGGGAGGCCCGTCCCTGCAACTGGACGCCCGCGAGCAGGGGCTCGTGCTGGAGCTGGTCGAGACGCTGGGCAGTTCGCTCAACCTCTCGGAGGTGCTGGACGGGGCGTACGGGCTGCTCGCGCGGCTGCTGCCGGCGGACTGCGCGGCCATGTGCGTGTCCCAGCCCGAGCTGCCCGGTGGTTACGACTGGGTGGTGACGCGGATGCCGGAGGCCTTCGTCACGCATTACGGCGAGCTGTCCGCCGTGGACTTCGTGCGCGAGGCCGTCGTCCACCAGCCCAAAGTGGTGCTGCGCGACTCGGAGATGGTGACGCCCCGGGCGTTGGAGCGCACGGCGCTGTACCAGCGCTGCCACGAGATTGGCTTCCCCATGCGGCACGTGATGTCGGTGCTGCTGGACGTGCGCGGAGACTGGCACGGCGGCCTCACGCTGTACCGCGAGCGACAGCGGCCCTTCTCGGACAAGGACCGCGTCCTGCTCCAGCGGCTCACGCCGATGCTCGTCAGCACGGTGCGCAACTGCCGGCTGCTGGGCCAGCAGTCGCGCCGGGCCGCCCTGCTGGACACCCTCTTCCACCACCAGGGCGCCGAGTGCGTGGTGCTGGCGCCCTCCGGCCGCGAGGTGATGCGCACCGCGCACGCCACCGCGCTGCTCGAGCAGTGGTTCTCCCCGCTGGAGCGCGGGCCGGGCGGATTGCCGCTGGCCCTGCTGGCGCCGCTGGCCCGGCTGTCCGGCGCGAGGGGGCTGGAGGCGCCGCTCCCGGACGCCTGGCTGCGTGAGGGGCCGGTGATGGACCTGCGTGTCACCTACGTGCCGTTGCCACCGGATGGCGCGGGCCGGCGCGAGTGGGCGCTGCTGCTGCGCGAGACGCCGCATGGCACGCCGCTGCCGGAGACGTGGCGCGAGCGGCTCACGCCGCGCGAGGCGGAGGTGGTGTCCCGCGTGCTGCGCGGCTGGGACAACCAGCTCATCGCGGAGGACTTGAAGTGCTCGCTGGGCACGGTGAAGAAGCACCTCCAGCACGTCTTCGACAAGCTGGGCGTGTCCAGCCGCGCCGCGCTGCTGCACCATGCGGCGCGGAAGCAGTGA
- a CDS encoding DUF2809 domain-containing protein, translated as MNVPSAPLPSPRRVRLISLVLAVLVLALGLASRSKSVAWPPFFAEYAGDTLWALLVFLLLRFVAPTRPVLHVAAAALAFSFAVEFSQLYQAPWLNAVRRTLPGRLVLGAGFLWSDLVCYTAGVLAGLGLSAAFRLRAATPAS; from the coding sequence ATGAACGTTCCTTCCGCTCCGCTCCCTTCGCCGCGCCGCGTGCGCCTCATCTCGCTGGTGCTGGCGGTGCTCGTGCTGGCGCTGGGCCTGGCCTCGCGCTCGAAGTCGGTGGCCTGGCCGCCGTTCTTCGCCGAGTACGCGGGGGACACGCTGTGGGCGCTGTTGGTGTTCCTGCTGCTGCGCTTCGTGGCGCCCACGCGTCCGGTGCTCCACGTGGCAGCCGCGGCCCTGGCCTTCTCCTTCGCGGTGGAGTTCAGCCAGCTCTACCAGGCGCCCTGGCTGAACGCGGTGCGCAGGACGCTGCCGGGCCGGCTGGTGCTGGGCGCGGGCTTCTTGTGGAGCGACCTCGTCTGCTACACGGCCGGCGTGCTGGCGGGGCTCGGCCTGAGCGCCGCCTTTCGCCTGCGCGCGGCTACACCTGCGTCTTGA
- a CDS encoding ATP-dependent helicase HrpB: MTSPMTGVPAAQPMPSQQQGVAQAAPMDKQGESRFDGALADKARVTGTPAVQGVHAVEEVARTERPVLNAVSNVVRALEQGQLDMDRIIREASSGKPFSNAELLSLQASMYRYTQELDLVSRVVEKATTGLKDVVKTQV, from the coding sequence ATGACGAGCCCGATGACCGGTGTCCCCGCCGCGCAGCCGATGCCCTCGCAGCAGCAGGGCGTGGCGCAGGCGGCGCCGATGGACAAGCAGGGGGAGTCGCGGTTCGACGGAGCCCTCGCGGACAAGGCCCGCGTCACCGGCACGCCCGCGGTTCAGGGTGTGCACGCGGTGGAGGAGGTCGCCCGCACGGAGCGGCCCGTGCTCAATGCCGTCTCCAACGTCGTGCGTGCGCTGGAGCAGGGCCAGCTCGACATGGACCGCATCATCCGGGAGGCCAGCTCCGGCAAGCCGTTCTCCAACGCGGAGCTGCTGTCGCTCCAGGCCTCCATGTACCGCTACACGCAGGAGCTGGACCTGGTGAGTCGGGTGGTCGAGAAGGCCACCACCGGCCTGAAGGACGTGGTCAAGACGCAGGTGTAG